From the genome of Pelobacter propionicus DSM 2379, one region includes:
- a CDS encoding MerR family transcriptional regulator — translation MVQELPDNQPIDYSRFGHDFFKCYFGDSPDVTITELSKILGVGGVRKWGDKFIAWIDMKKLPCVKRKGRARVTPAILASWFERESNRIQSEKMLALKKRSQT, via the coding sequence ATGGTTCAAGAATTGCCTGATAACCAGCCAATTGATTATTCACGATTTGGTCATGACTTTTTCAAGTGCTATTTTGGTGACAGTCCTGATGTCACAATTACGGAACTATCAAAGATACTTGGGGTCGGTGGTGTGCGCAAATGGGGTGATAAATTTATAGCGTGGATCGATATGAAAAAGTTACCCTGTGTAAAAAGAAAAGGTCGGGCGAGAGTTACGCCTGCCATTCTTGCGTCATGGTTTGAACGGGAATCTAATCGGATACAGAGTGAGAAGATGCTGGCCCTTAAGAAAAGAAGTCAGACTTAA
- a CDS encoding Eco57I restriction-modification methylase domain-containing protein → MSIKKTVCSKLIKNFQLRELFNQLGWNHATKKEPVAVNGQVYQLEAIADKSAFFVFVCETSGKVPDYATRKKIDSAITKLYHQHLIIFIDSNKRQQVWQLVLKELDKPAVVRETPYFSTQEPELLYQKLQHLFFSIDEEDNITVVDVTGRVQTGFNTNAEKITKKFYEGFKKEHTAFLAFIIGIPEPQDKDWYASLMLNRLMFIYFIQKKGFLNNDKFYLKTKLAETQSRKGKDKFYSFYRNFLLVLFHKGLGSPDNKKFESELGKVPYLNGGLFDVHELEITYTDIKIEDKAFERIFSFFDQYEWHLDTRQQATGKEINPDVIGYIFEKYINDRAAMGAYYTKEDITDYIGKNCIIPFLFDELKRLYAFALKKGGDIWKQLQKNPNDYIYPAIQYGVELELPAGIAKGLEDVSKREEWNKAAPAEYALPTEIWREVVERRRRYAEVKEKIEAGDIHEINDLITYNLDITKFAIDVIQNSIDAELIRHFYKALEKITILDPTCGSGAFLFAALNVLEPLYEACIVRMHSFVAEAAKGKYKTFDEVLKRVDAPEHPNLQYFIFKSIILNNLFGVDIMNEAIEIAKLRLFLKLVATVDVDYKKPNMGLEPLPDIDFNIRSGNTLVGFVSIDEVKKAVEGQLGFHDKDIASIEEAADYVKRAFSAFREAQIENDITKKGAKKQLVERLHKLNDRLDVYLGKLYGKDPKKTAEYKSWHDSHKPFHWFAEYYEIIHDRGGFDVVIGNPPYVEYGEKLKKVYRLLNYQTIECGNLHSYVAERAYKISRCEGFLGFIVPLPSINTDRMKPLQALIKPSKQLPNRTIWISSFDERPSKLFVGVDQRLIIEIIGSVSKSPKIFSTGINRWSSTARHYLFNYLYYSMQDNNVSVLTDSILKIKYNKFESNMLYRLYTNEAIEKYKSFKPTENILAYRTAGGRYWKAVSNKEFDSESLSNKIAYLSGISGNQAVAIVSSSTFWWYYSVHYDMYNLKDYMIFGFRFSGYSESIAGQLEKLGSKLAASIETNSKLETVYSKTRGDVTSRRYVISKSKPLIDEIDHVLAKHYGFSSEELDFIINYDIKYRMGKSGAEENGDE, encoded by the coding sequence ATGTCCATCAAAAAAACAGTCTGCTCCAAACTAATAAAAAATTTCCAGCTGCGGGAGCTGTTCAACCAACTCGGCTGGAACCATGCCACCAAGAAAGAGCCGGTGGCGGTGAATGGCCAGGTCTATCAGCTTGAAGCGATTGCCGATAAGAGCGCCTTTTTTGTGTTTGTCTGTGAGACAAGCGGCAAGGTGCCTGACTATGCCACCCGCAAGAAGATTGATTCCGCCATCACCAAGCTCTATCACCAGCACCTGATCATCTTTATTGACAGCAATAAGCGCCAGCAAGTATGGCAATTAGTACTGAAGGAACTTGACAAACCGGCAGTTGTTCGAGAAACGCCATATTTTTCGACCCAGGAGCCGGAGCTGTTATACCAGAAGCTCCAGCACCTGTTCTTCTCCATTGATGAAGAGGACAATATCACCGTTGTTGATGTCACCGGCAGGGTGCAGACCGGTTTCAACACCAATGCCGAAAAGATCACGAAAAAATTCTACGAAGGTTTCAAAAAGGAGCACACTGCATTCCTGGCCTTCATCATCGGCATTCCCGAGCCACAGGACAAAGACTGGTATGCCTCACTGATGCTCAACCGGTTGATGTTCATTTACTTCATTCAGAAAAAAGGGTTTCTCAATAACGACAAGTTTTATCTGAAGACCAAGCTAGCCGAGACGCAGTCCCGCAAGGGTAAGGACAAATTCTATTCGTTCTATCGCAATTTCTTGCTGGTGCTATTCCATAAGGGGCTGGGATCACCAGATAACAAGAAGTTTGAAAGCGAACTGGGTAAGGTGCCTTATCTGAATGGTGGCCTATTCGATGTTCACGAACTGGAGATCACCTATACCGACATAAAGATTGAGGATAAGGCATTCGAACGAATATTCAGCTTCTTCGATCAATACGAATGGCATCTTGACACCCGCCAGCAGGCTACCGGCAAAGAGATCAACCCTGATGTTATCGGTTATATCTTCGAGAAGTACATCAACGACCGCGCTGCCATGGGTGCCTATTACACCAAAGAGGATATTACCGATTACATCGGCAAGAACTGCATCATCCCTTTCCTGTTCGATGAATTGAAACGGCTCTATGCTTTTGCTCTGAAAAAGGGGGGCGACATATGGAAACAGTTACAGAAAAACCCAAATGATTACATCTACCCAGCGATACAGTATGGTGTTGAGCTTGAATTGCCGGCTGGGATTGCCAAAGGCCTCGAAGATGTAAGCAAGCGGGAAGAATGGAACAAAGCTGCCCCTGCCGAATACGCCCTGCCGACTGAAATCTGGCGTGAGGTGGTTGAGCGACGCAGACGCTATGCAGAGGTAAAGGAGAAGATTGAAGCGGGTGACATTCACGAGATCAACGATTTGATCACCTACAACCTCGATATTACAAAATTTGCCATTGATGTTATCCAAAACAGCATCGATGCTGAACTGATCCGCCATTTCTACAAGGCGCTCGAAAAAATTACCATACTTGACCCTACCTGTGGTTCCGGCGCTTTTCTGTTCGCCGCCCTGAATGTCCTTGAGCCTTTGTATGAAGCCTGCATAGTGCGTATGCATTCCTTCGTTGCCGAAGCGGCCAAAGGCAAATACAAAACATTTGATGAAGTCCTGAAACGGGTAGATGCTCCCGAACACCCCAACCTCCAGTATTTCATCTTCAAGTCAATCATCCTCAATAATCTTTTTGGCGTAGATATCATGAATGAGGCCATCGAGATTGCAAAACTGCGCCTGTTCCTGAAGCTGGTGGCCACAGTGGATGTTGACTATAAGAAACCAAACATGGGGCTGGAGCCGCTGCCGGATATCGATTTCAACATCCGTTCCGGAAATACGCTGGTCGGTTTTGTGTCGATCGACGAAGTAAAAAAGGCGGTGGAAGGACAACTGGGTTTCCACGATAAGGATATTGCCAGTATCGAAGAAGCGGCTGATTATGTTAAACGGGCTTTTTCAGCGTTTCGTGAGGCGCAGATTGAAAATGACATCACAAAGAAAGGAGCCAAGAAGCAGTTGGTCGAACGCCTGCACAAGCTGAATGATCGGCTGGATGTGTATCTTGGAAAGCTGTATGGCAAAGACCCGAAGAAAACCGCCGAATACAAATCATGGCACGATTCACACAAACCGTTTCATTGGTTTGCGGAGTATTACGAGATTATCCATGATCGAGGTGGTTTTGATGTGGTTATCGGTAATCCTCCGTATGTTGAATATGGTGAAAAGCTGAAAAAAGTATATAGACTACTAAATTATCAGACTATTGAATGTGGTAATTTACATTCATACGTGGCCGAACGAGCTTATAAAATATCAAGATGCGAAGGATTTCTTGGCTTTATAGTACCACTACCATCTATAAATACTGACAGGATGAAACCACTTCAGGCTTTAATCAAACCTTCAAAACAGTTACCTAATCGCACTATCTGGATATCTTCTTTTGATGAAAGACCGAGTAAGCTTTTTGTTGGTGTTGATCAGCGGTTAATTATAGAGATTATTGGCTCAGTTTCAAAATCACCGAAAATATTTAGTACTGGAATTAATAGATGGTCATCAACTGCGAGACATTATTTGTTCAATTACCTATATTATTCAATGCAAGACAATAATGTCAGCGTGTTAACAGACTCGATCCTAAAGATAAAGTACAATAAATTTGAATCGAATATGCTATATCGCTTATATACAAATGAGGCTATTGAAAAATACAAGTCTTTTAAGCCGACCGAAAATATACTTGCATATAGAACTGCTGGTGGAAGGTATTGGAAAGCAGTTAGTAATAAAGAGTTTGATAGTGAATCGTTGAGTAATAAAATAGCGTATCTATCTGGAATATCAGGCAATCAAGCTGTTGCTATTGTAAGTAGCTCTACATTTTGGTGGTACTATTCGGTGCATTACGATATGTACAACCTGAAAGATTATATGATATTTGGATTCAGATTTAGCGGCTATTCTGAATCGATTGCAGGTCAACTTGAAAAACTAGGTAGTAAATTAGCTGCTTCAATTGAAACAAATTCTAAATTAGAGACAGTATATTCAAAAACACGAGGAGACGTTACATCCAGAAGGTATGTGATTAGCAAGTCAAAACCACTCATTGACGAGATAGATCATGTACTTGCGAAACATTATGGTTTTTCATCGGAAGAACTGGATTTCATTATTAACTACGACATCAAATACCGCATGGGCAAAAGCGGTGCTGAGGAGAACGGGGATGAGTAA
- a CDS encoding DUF2846 domain-containing protein, with the protein MKKLIAGMALLVLAMAGCATVPPPRPEFTRLPQLEKGWGRIFVSAGHFKSVFSNIPLKETANTGPVFVNGQNIGSTAFKEYIVADIMPGRYEAYWVPTAPEKFYSEKTMIDIQVGQVRYFSCDISTMGEGGSLGLIGVLASDYLWRGWLAERPLDNEGKLVSYFKINKVSVAQ; encoded by the coding sequence ATGAAAAAACTGATTGCAGGAATGGCGTTGCTGGTGCTGGCAATGGCAGGGTGTGCGACAGTACCACCGCCAAGACCTGAATTTACACGACTCCCTCAACTTGAAAAGGGATGGGGCCGTATTTTTGTTTCTGCCGGACACTTCAAATCCGTATTCTCGAATATTCCCTTAAAGGAAACCGCAAATACCGGACCCGTTTTTGTAAACGGTCAGAATATAGGGTCAACGGCCTTCAAAGAATACATAGTAGCAGACATAATGCCAGGGCGTTATGAAGCATACTGGGTGCCGACTGCGCCCGAAAAATTTTATTCTGAAAAAACGATGATCGACATACAGGTGGGCCAGGTACGATATTTTTCGTGTGACATATCGACAATGGGAGAAGGGGGGTCTTTGGGGTTGATAGGGGTATTAGCGTCGGATTACCTATGGAGGGGATGGCTTGCGGAAAGGCCTTTAGATAATGAGGGTAAACTGGTTTCATATTTCAAAATAAATAAGGTTTCTGTTGCTCAATGA
- a CDS encoding XRE family transcriptional regulator gives MNTKLFCPQRLTLARQKRKLTKTVLANSAGVVSRSISAYESGDTIPTSETIMALASALRFPAEFFFAPPISRPEVEAVSFRALSSMTAAKRDSALAAGALAVELASWIEHRFVLPGWKLTDVDFRGYQPEAAAASVRSHWGLGERPIKNTVHLLEANGVRVFSLAEDCKEVDAFSYWQEATPFIFLNTMKSGERSRFDAMHELGHLILHRHGGPDGREAEHEADTFASAMLMPRSDVFAHAPKLATLPVIIQMKKRWAVSVAALNYRLHALDLITDWHYRTLCIQISENNFRSKEPDPCPRETSQLLQKVFAALKNDGVSRSDVATSLCMWTEDLDALIFGLVLTGIGGGKKDGVPPGVTNRQHLRIVTNNE, from the coding sequence ATGAACACAAAACTTTTCTGCCCACAGCGACTAACCCTGGCACGGCAAAAACGTAAACTAACGAAAACCGTCCTTGCTAACAGCGCCGGGGTCGTAAGTCGCAGTATCTCCGCTTACGAAAGTGGCGATACAATACCTACAAGCGAAACAATCATGGCGCTTGCGAGCGCGTTGAGATTCCCTGCCGAATTCTTTTTCGCACCGCCCATCAGCCGTCCTGAAGTAGAGGCCGTGAGCTTCCGGGCTTTGAGCTCAATGACAGCGGCCAAACGCGACTCTGCTTTGGCGGCCGGTGCCCTTGCTGTGGAGTTGGCCTCATGGATTGAGCACCGCTTTGTATTACCGGGATGGAAGCTTACCGATGTCGACTTTCGTGGGTATCAACCTGAAGCAGCGGCAGCCAGCGTCCGATCGCACTGGGGGCTTGGTGAACGCCCTATAAAGAACACCGTCCATTTACTCGAAGCGAATGGCGTACGAGTTTTTTCCTTAGCAGAGGACTGCAAGGAGGTAGACGCGTTCTCTTATTGGCAGGAGGCAACCCCCTTCATTTTTCTCAACACCATGAAGTCTGGTGAGCGCAGTCGCTTCGACGCAATGCACGAGCTTGGACACCTCATATTGCACCGTCACGGCGGCCCTGATGGCCGGGAAGCCGAGCATGAAGCCGATACGTTTGCCTCAGCAATGTTGATGCCTCGAAGCGATGTCTTTGCGCATGCCCCGAAACTTGCCACACTGCCAGTAATCATACAGATGAAGAAAAGATGGGCTGTTTCAGTTGCAGCCCTCAACTACCGCTTACATGCCCTCGATCTGATCACTGACTGGCATTACCGGACCCTTTGCATCCAGATTTCAGAAAATAATTTTCGTAGCAAAGAGCCTGACCCTTGTCCGCGAGAAACTTCCCAACTGCTCCAGAAAGTTTTCGCGGCGCTTAAAAACGACGGTGTTTCACGCTCTGATGTCGCTACGTCTTTATGTATGTGGACCGAAGATCTTGATGCATTGATTTTTGGCTTGGTGCTGACTGGCATTGGCGGGGGCAAAAAAGACGGGGTGCCGCCTGGAGTGACAAACCGACAGCACCTCCGTATCGTTACCAATAACGAATGA
- a CDS encoding helicase-related protein gives MPTIYDNIENQFLEGLNNSMEIATRADFCVGYFNLRGWKGVADHVDKWDGGEGSCCRLLIGMQRMPLEMVRAGYSKSGPGIMDNQTANRIKKQLAQEFREQLVIGAPTEEDEKALRKLLHQIRDGKVIVKLFLKYQLHAKLYLTFRKDNICPTIGYLGSSNLTLAGLNHQGELNIDVLEQDAACKLSEWFDERWEDHWCIDISKELVEILDNSWATENLIPPYYIYLKIAYNLSREARAGFAEFKIPRVFQKELLEFQQKAVLVAAHHLNKRGGVIIGDVVGLGKTITATALAKIFEEDFFLETLIICPKNLVNMWEGYAHKYQLRAKVISVTKVQKILPKERRYRLVVIDESHNLRNREGMRYKSIREYLQLNESKVILLTATPYNKTYLDLSTQLALFLDEDTDLGISPERYIESIGGPVQFMAKHQCHARSIAAFEKSDSPDDWRELMRLYLVRRTRSFIKEHYAKTDPEKKRKYLEFADGSRSYFPDRIPKAVIYHFDPKDKNDQYARLYSNDVVDIIDDLDLPRYGLANYIDEKSLLKFTEKEKQIKDNLSRAGKRLMGFCRTNLFKRLESSGYAFLLSLSRHVLRNYLYLHAIENDLEFPIGPQQGSFLDGFIEDEDGDGDSRKVHLDANSYLDQAADLYTYFATKERDHFEWIRAGLFKKSLKTQLMKDSNAILKIINMVKEWRPKDDRQLNALYELCTKTHAKEKLLIFTQFADTARYLAEELLKRGMTQIEGVTGDTDDPTDNARRFSPISNGVKGVAGTPQEIRVLISTDVLSEGQNLQDSHVVLNYDLPWAIIRLIQRAGRVDRIGQKSDHILCYSFLPEDGLENIIKLRGRLSRRISENAEVVGADETFFDGDPINIKDMYNEKSGVLDEGDEGEVDLASYAWQIWKNATDADRNLLKIIPELANSIYGTKSIQAAAADKQGVIVYSRTAEDNDFLVWLNEQGNVITQSQKIILDATACSHDTPALHRLEHHHDLVAKGLDLIKDTESSATGTLGKKSSVRYRVFMHLDRYIKANEGTLFVTSELKRAVDDIFKFPLKELARETIGRHLKTGVSDEGLADLVISLRDDDKLCIVEEEEFHNREPQIICSMGLVNTEG, from the coding sequence ATGCCCACTATATACGACAACATAGAGAATCAGTTTCTTGAAGGCTTAAACAATTCCATGGAGATTGCTACCAGAGCAGATTTCTGTGTCGGCTATTTCAACCTGCGTGGCTGGAAAGGTGTCGCTGACCATGTTGACAAATGGGATGGTGGTGAAGGAAGCTGCTGTCGTCTGTTAATCGGGATGCAGAGAATGCCGTTGGAAATGGTGCGGGCGGGTTATTCCAAATCAGGTCCAGGCATAATGGATAATCAGACGGCCAATCGTATTAAGAAACAGCTGGCTCAGGAATTTCGAGAACAATTAGTCATCGGCGCACCTACGGAAGAGGATGAAAAAGCACTCCGTAAGCTTCTGCATCAGATAAGGGATGGCAAGGTTATCGTCAAGCTGTTCCTTAAATACCAGTTACACGCAAAACTGTATCTTACATTTCGCAAAGACAATATCTGCCCTACCATTGGCTATCTCGGCAGCAGCAATCTGACCCTTGCCGGTCTTAATCACCAAGGCGAACTGAACATCGACGTCCTCGAACAGGACGCAGCATGTAAGTTGTCTGAGTGGTTTGATGAGCGCTGGGAGGACCATTGGTGTATAGACATCTCCAAAGAGCTGGTTGAAATATTGGATAACAGCTGGGCCACGGAAAATCTGATTCCGCCTTATTACATCTATCTGAAAATCGCCTACAATCTATCACGAGAAGCCCGTGCAGGCTTCGCCGAGTTCAAAATACCGCGAGTGTTTCAGAAAGAGTTGCTGGAATTCCAGCAGAAAGCAGTGCTGGTTGCCGCACACCACCTCAATAAACGTGGTGGCGTCATCATCGGTGATGTCGTTGGTTTGGGCAAGACCATTACGGCGACCGCACTGGCAAAGATATTTGAGGAAGATTTCTTCCTGGAAACACTTATCATCTGCCCTAAGAACCTGGTGAACATGTGGGAAGGTTATGCCCACAAATACCAGTTGCGTGCAAAAGTCATCTCAGTAACAAAGGTACAGAAAATTCTTCCCAAAGAACGACGCTATCGGCTGGTGGTCATAGACGAAAGTCATAACCTCCGAAACCGGGAAGGAATGCGTTACAAGTCTATCCGCGAATATCTTCAGCTGAACGAAAGTAAGGTTATATTGCTGACGGCGACCCCCTACAACAAGACCTATCTTGATCTTTCAACCCAACTGGCACTGTTCCTGGATGAGGACACCGACCTGGGCATCAGCCCCGAGCGCTACATTGAAAGTATCGGTGGACCGGTGCAGTTCATGGCAAAGCACCAGTGCCACGCCAGGAGCATTGCTGCATTTGAAAAGAGCGATTCACCAGATGATTGGCGCGAACTGATGAGGTTGTACCTGGTTCGTAGAACACGGAGCTTTATCAAAGAACATTACGCCAAGACCGACCCCGAGAAGAAGAGGAAGTATCTTGAATTTGCCGATGGCAGCCGATCATATTTTCCCGATCGGATACCAAAGGCTGTTATCTATCATTTTGATCCGAAGGATAAGAATGACCAGTATGCCAGGCTCTATTCCAACGATGTTGTTGACATCATCGACGATCTCGATCTACCCCGCTACGGCCTTGCGAATTATATCGATGAAAAAAGCCTCCTGAAATTCACCGAAAAAGAGAAACAGATCAAGGACAATCTTTCCCGTGCCGGCAAGCGACTGATGGGTTTTTGTCGCACCAATCTGTTCAAGCGCCTTGAGAGCAGCGGCTATGCCTTCCTGCTATCTCTTAGCCGCCATGTCCTCCGGAATTACCTCTACCTGCATGCCATTGAAAACGATCTTGAGTTTCCGATAGGTCCTCAGCAAGGTAGCTTCCTGGATGGTTTTATCGAGGACGAAGATGGAGATGGCGACTCCCGTAAAGTACATCTCGACGCCAACAGTTATCTTGACCAGGCTGCCGATCTTTACACCTACTTTGCCACAAAAGAGCGTGATCATTTCGAGTGGATCAGGGCGGGCCTTTTCAAAAAATCCCTCAAGACTCAGTTGATGAAGGATAGCAATGCAATACTGAAGATCATCAACATGGTGAAAGAATGGCGCCCCAAAGACGACCGTCAGTTGAATGCGTTATACGAACTCTGCACAAAGACCCATGCCAAGGAAAAACTACTGATCTTTACCCAGTTTGCCGATACCGCCCGTTATCTGGCGGAAGAACTGCTAAAACGGGGTATGACGCAGATTGAAGGCGTTACAGGTGATACTGACGATCCCACCGACAATGCCCGTCGTTTTAGCCCGATCAGTAATGGTGTTAAAGGTGTTGCAGGTACACCGCAGGAAATAAGGGTGTTGATAAGTACCGATGTTTTGAGCGAAGGGCAAAACCTGCAAGACTCTCATGTCGTTCTAAACTACGACCTCCCCTGGGCAATCATCCGCCTGATTCAACGGGCAGGACGTGTGGACAGGATCGGCCAGAAGTCCGACCATATTCTTTGTTATTCGTTTCTGCCGGAGGATGGGCTGGAAAATATCATCAAGCTGCGTGGCAGACTGTCACGACGTATCAGCGAGAATGCCGAGGTTGTCGGTGCCGATGAAACTTTCTTTGATGGAGATCCGATCAATATCAAGGATATGTACAACGAGAAATCAGGAGTCCTGGATGAAGGAGATGAGGGGGAGGTTGATCTTGCCTCCTATGCCTGGCAGATATGGAAAAACGCCACTGACGCAGACCGGAACCTATTGAAGATCATACCCGAGCTCGCCAACTCCATCTATGGTACCAAATCAATACAAGCTGCAGCAGCGGACAAACAGGGCGTTATCGTCTACAGCCGCACGGCAGAGGATAATGATTTTCTTGTTTGGTTGAATGAACAGGGCAATGTTATCACCCAGTCGCAAAAGATAATCCTGGACGCTACCGCATGTTCTCATGATACCCCGGCGCTCCACCGCCTGGAGCATCATCATGACTTGGTGGCCAAGGGGTTAGACTTGATCAAAGATACCGAATCATCCGCAACCGGCACGCTGGGCAAAAAATCAAGCGTCCGTTATCGTGTATTCATGCACCTTGATCGCTACATCAAGGCCAATGAAGGTACGCTTTTTGTCACTAGCGAGCTGAAACGCGCTGTAGATGACATCTTCAAATTTCCACTCAAAGAACTGGCGCGTGAGACTATCGGGCGACACCTTAAAACCGGCGTATCGGATGAAGGGTTGGCCGATCTTGTCATATCATTGCGTGATGACGACAAGCTCTGTATTGTCGAAGAAGAGGAATTTCATAATCGTGAACCGCAGATCATCTGCTCAATGGGGCTCGTCAATACGGAGGGGTAA
- a CDS encoding recombinase family protein: MAVIGYARVSTSGQSLEVQLDQLQAAGCERLYQEKISGADSARPELAIMLDYVRQNDVVVVCKLDRLARSTKHLLEIVEVLEGKGVALRILNINLDTGTPTGKMMLTMLAAIGQFEREMMLERQRDGIAKAKEEGKYKGRKATARAKSGEVANLLVEGKTKEAIAAELGIGIASVYRISKDLKAT, encoded by the coding sequence ATGGCGGTGATCGGATACGCGAGGGTTAGCACTTCAGGGCAGTCGTTGGAGGTGCAGCTTGATCAATTGCAAGCGGCAGGGTGCGAGAGGCTCTATCAAGAGAAGATTTCAGGCGCAGACAGCGCACGTCCTGAACTGGCAATCATGCTTGACTACGTTCGTCAAAACGATGTTGTTGTTGTCTGCAAGCTCGACAGACTTGCACGCAGCACCAAGCATCTGCTGGAGATAGTCGAAGTTTTGGAAGGTAAAGGTGTTGCGCTCCGGATACTCAATATCAATCTGGATACCGGAACGCCTACCGGCAAGATGATGTTGACCATGCTTGCCGCAATTGGACAGTTTGAACGGGAGATGATGCTGGAACGACAACGTGACGGCATAGCCAAGGCAAAGGAAGAGGGGAAGTACAAGGGGCGGAAAGCAACGGCAAGGGCTAAATCTGGGGAAGTGGCAAACTTGCTGGTTGAGGGCAAAACCAAAGAGGCTATCGCTGCTGAGTTGGGGATTGGGATTGCTTCTGTCTATCGAATCAGCAAAGACCTGAAGGCCACATGA
- the bamE gene encoding outer membrane protein assembly factor BamE domain-containing protein gives MKTTMILFSLLALTACVSKFNTTDLTPGMTQAQVTQLLGKPVSATLTNGERQLIFKIHDDAFGRSDTFYAIGFKDDHLTSIAPLPEDMQEMGPIDRALRSRGLRSNNGSSYIKTPNAYGPGVHMDQYGRPVQVVPQ, from the coding sequence ATGAAAACCACGATGATCCTTTTCTCGCTGTTGGCCCTGACTGCCTGTGTATCTAAATTCAACACCACCGATTTAACCCCAGGCATGACACAGGCCCAGGTCACCCAGTTACTTGGAAAGCCCGTCAGCGCCACACTGACAAACGGAGAACGGCAACTCATTTTTAAAATCCATGATGATGCGTTTGGGCGTAGTGACACTTTTTATGCAATCGGATTTAAGGACGATCATCTTACCAGTATTGCGCCATTGCCCGAGGATATGCAGGAAATGGGGCCGATTGATCGAGCACTACGATCCCGCGGACTACGAAGCAATAACGGCAGCTCGTATATTAAAACTCCCAACGCTTACGGCCCAGGCGTACACATGGACCAATATGGTAGACCGGTGCAGGTCGTCCCCCAATAA
- a CDS encoding HoxN/HupN/NixA family nickel/cobalt transporter, with protein sequence MYLVAEVISIIFISFVYGAVHAIGPGHNKGAVSAYVISNKSKQLKSAVLGFSSGIMHGVGTIGIVMLIYYVTDYRLGHTFDTVSKQLMLFCSVGIIVIGLVNLVSSVQERKQGKIENSIFIFLSGLVPCPAILIILSFFISSGVIGIGVAAALSLTLGMSLSLSVISLSASQAGLLLNRGDGRWQRYFRSAGALAVILFGILLYMNI encoded by the coding sequence ATGTATTTAGTTGCCGAGGTAATATCAATCATTTTCATAAGCTTTGTTTATGGAGCAGTCCATGCAATCGGTCCTGGCCATAATAAGGGCGCTGTTTCGGCATATGTCATTTCGAACAAATCAAAGCAGCTCAAAAGTGCTGTCCTTGGCTTTTCATCCGGAATAATGCATGGGGTGGGCACTATCGGAATTGTTATGCTCATTTATTATGTTACCGATTATAGGCTTGGGCATACTTTCGATACCGTTTCGAAGCAACTAATGCTTTTCTGCTCTGTCGGAATAATTGTAATAGGTTTAGTTAATTTAGTATCTTCCGTTCAAGAACGTAAACAAGGCAAAATTGAAAACTCAATATTCATCTTTTTAAGTGGACTCGTTCCTTGTCCTGCTATTCTCATTATTCTGTCTTTCTTTATTTCCTCAGGGGTTATTGGTATTGGAGTAGCAGCGGCTCTGTCCTTAACACTAGGCATGTCGTTATCTTTGAGTGTAATTTCACTGTCTGCTTCCCAGGCAGGACTATTATTAAACAGGGGAGATGGCAGGTGGCAAAGATATTTTAGAAGTGCAGGCGCTCTAGCAGTGATTCTTTTCGGTATTTTACTGTATATGAATATATAA